Within the Maledivibacter sp. genome, the region ATATTGCGGTGAGGTCAGGACTACATTGTGCCCCATTGGCACATAAAACCGTAGGAACATTTGAGCAAGGAACTGTGCGATTTAGTATAGGTTACTTTAATACAAAGCAAGATATTGATAGAGCCTTAGAGGCTATCCACAAAATATATGAAGAGATAGAATAAAAAATAACATTACCAAAGACAATGATTAGGTGAGGGCACTATGAAGAAATATTTATTTATAGTAAATCCTGTTGCAGGTAAGGGAAAGACATTGGAGCTGGTTCCTAAAATAAAGGAGAGCTTTGATAAAGATAAGATAGATTATGATATAAAAATAACTGAAGAGAGGGGCCAAGGAGAGACAATAGCAAGGGAAGCGGCCCAGCAAGGGTATACCCATATTATTTCTGTTGGTGGAGACGGAACCGCTTATGAGGTTATTAATGGTATCGGTAGTGGGAATGTCGTACTAGGAATACTACCAGCAGGAACCGGTAACGATTTTGTAAGGATGACAGAATTACCGAAGGACTACGATGAAATCTTAAAGCATTTTAAAGCTTCTAAAACAAAAAGGATAGACATTGGTAAGGCAAATAATAGATATTTTTTAAATTATTCAAGTGTGGGCATTGATTCAGAGATAGTAAAGGAAACAGAAGATATAAAAAAATATATCTCTGGACCTTCAGCCTATATTGTAGGCGTTTTTAAAACCTTAATAAAGTATAAGAATAAAGAAGTAGATATATTAATAGATGGAAAAAAAATAAGAAGAAACATTGAACTCATAGCAGTCGGTAATGGTAAATATTATGGTGGGGGTATGAAGATAAATCCCTCAGCCGATCTTGAAGACGGACTTTTAGATATTTGTATAGTTAATAAAATTAATAAATTTAAATTTGCTTTGCTTTTCTCTACTGTTTTTAAGGGAAATCATACAAAGTTTGAAGAGGTGGAAGTTTTTAAAGGTAAAGAAGTGAAAATATTAGGTGAAGATTCGCTACTATTATATGCCGATGGAGATATGATTGGAAATACCCCTGCTGTTATTGAGGTACAAAAAGAATCCGTTGAGATTATTATTCCGTAAAAATATGAATAATTAAGGCACCCCTTAGAAAAAATAAATCTAGGAGGTGCTTTGTTAGTGAAAAAAACTATAGCATTAAGTAATGTTTCCCAGGACATTAAGGATGTACTCATTGAAAAGGGGTATAAAATAGTTGATATGTCATATAAAGGTTATGTAGATACCATACTATATAATA harbors:
- a CDS encoding diacylglycerol kinase family lipid kinase, which translates into the protein MKKYLFIVNPVAGKGKTLELVPKIKESFDKDKIDYDIKITEERGQGETIAREAAQQGYTHIISVGGDGTAYEVINGIGSGNVVLGILPAGTGNDFVRMTELPKDYDEILKHFKASKTKRIDIGKANNRYFLNYSSVGIDSEIVKETEDIKKYISGPSAYIVGVFKTLIKYKNKEVDILIDGKKIRRNIELIAVGNGKYYGGGMKINPSADLEDGLLDICIVNKINKFKFALLFSTVFKGNHTKFEEVEVFKGKEVKILGEDSLLLYADGDMIGNTPAVIEVQKESVEIIIP